atcgacttatcaaacggctttccatcaccgtttgtggcgtcttcctatataccgaggttcttgtttcacattaaacaacgggttgaggtcagttataccaaggttcttgtttttgtcgtaaacaatgggtcgagggttcgtcaatcaaatctgatcgtggaacgatcttgggttcctttagttgtcgggtctcgtcattcttggcgagaatcgcatcaGAGAGAAATTAGCTGAGTTGAGAAAATCCTTGGAGAATAAGACTAAGTTTGGAGTATTGATCAGGGCAGGGGAGGCTGAGactatacctccggaaggctcgacTCACTAAGTGGTCATTTGAGGGGTGtttgtgagtactttcttccatcgaaaaatgatagtaaatatttatacGTGTGGTTATAGATAGGAAGGTGGCTGCATGATTGGGTTGATATATATCTtgagtatgcttgtgattgtttaACAATAGCCATTGGGACTGCTGaacccggcggattataaaaggggcctgattggccgccgaacccggcggaatataaacaggggcctgatcggccgctggacccggtggaatataagtaggggcatgatcggccgctggaccggcggaatataaatgaaggtcaactcttaccgccagaggttaatgggcggcccccgcttatgagatatgataTATGAATGAACAGATAATCTCTTTGAGGtatgcggggtcacggtaccgtcataacttgTCGCAAGGAAATGCGACCCCATGGCTATATCGTTGATTACTTGTGATTGGTTGTCAAATGAGTGGTGGAAGGGATGATATTGGTAATGGATTCCATACTATGGTAgaacatgtacatatatatatatatatatatatatatatctatatgtgaTTGATTGCTTGTGAATCGTGATAGTAAttattagctcattttactTTGGAATATCGTACTCACTGAATTGCAGCTCACCCCCCGCATactttttccagatgagctagaaGCTAGGCTAGCCGCACAAGAGGActtttggataacggggatcagcgtaaaggattttggcaagtaggcccacccatagtataggtagtatGTGTTCGTAAATGTCACAATCTTGTTACGatctgaaacttttgtttagttggtttaatgatatggttgtagctgaacacactattgagagtatatatgtacgttagaatccgttagattgattatattcatgtagagcaAGTCGAGTTggtttaaaggttggatgtgcTATAGaagtatactatatatatgaaaactttCGTTCAGTTtgtgttacaagatggttgcaaaTGAGTactctttgagagttttatgcatatatcagaattagttaggtggttatatgtttatatagagcttgttgggttggttcaatgtgttgggagttaggaaaacatattatatatatatgagttgcgtatatgacaatggatattaaggaatagagggggaactctgctataagtttcgggtcgtaacAAGAGCAATTCCGAACCCGCCAGCATATCGAAGTAATTcggaggagacaaaggaactTCAAAGGCAAGTGGACGAGCTTTTAGCTAAAGGGCATGTGCGTGAGAGCTTGTGATGCGAACCCCGTCGAACCCGTCGCGGAACCCAGCAACAATAATATGGAATCAAATCCCGAATCgtccaagatagagattttgaAATATGGAATATCGACCCCGTAGATATgtagagctagaaaccaatattataagaagcttaagaactacaagtaatcgacttgcaacctttgaagcataagttcaacaagaacaatttggagaatatctctcacacaaaatagaaaatggcAGAAAAGTTCTCAAAAAAAATATCCTAGAGAAGATCTTATAATGCTCTTGTAATCTAAAGACAACTAAGAAAAGCAAACATATTCTaaaaggcatattccaacctgatagaaggcatattccaaccagatttggtggccatcttctagaaggcatattccaacctgatagaaggcatattccaaccagatttggtGGTCATCTTCTAGAATGCATATCCATCCAGATTTGAGGTAGTTGTGGTCATCATTTAATGCCCCGATGTGTACTGATGAGGTCCAGCactcttgatgaccaaaatcagCCCCGAGTCAACTTGTTCGTCTTTCGAACTGCGTGCCTCTTCCCGAATATGCGTCCATAAGTTCTGCAAGGCTTgctccaatttcttggcacgTGCTCTGGTGACCGGTCCGGTAGAAATATGCAACTTGTCCTCATGTTCGGAGTCCGGCTCAACCCTATCATTCTCCccttcttcaaaaggattcgtcctcgaatctgcgCCCACATCAAAGGGAGAACATTAAATGTAGAACTCACTTGATACTCTCCCGGCAAATCGAGCTTGTATGCATTGTCATTAATCTTTTCTAAGACTTGgaatggtccatctcctcgCGGATTTTACTTTGATTTCCTTTGGcttggaaacctctccttcttgaaatgaacccaaacccaatctcccgGTTCGAAAGTGACATGCTTTCTTCCCTTGTTGGCTCGAGTGGCAGCTTGCTTGTTCTTGTGCAAAATGTGGTTCCTTGCTTCTTCATGGATCTTCTTCACAAATTCTGCCTTACGCTTTCCATCAAGGCTAACAATCTCACCAATAGGCAATGGAGTTAAATCCAATGGGGTTAGTGGATTAAAGtcataaacaacctcaaagggagaaaacttagtagaagaatgcatggCCCGATTATATGCAAACTCAATGAATGGAATGTAGTCTTCCTAACTTTTCAAGTTCCTTTTAATAACAGGTCGCAGCAAAGTACCTAAGGTTCGATTTACAACCTCTGTTtgcccatcagtttgtgggtggcaAGTGGTAGAAAACAATAGCTTTGTTCCCAATTTACcccacaaaacacgccaaaagTGACTTAGGAACTTAACATCACGATCACATTGTCACGACTCGAAATTTCAGCTGAACTTTCCCTATATTTCTTCGACATCCATTATCAcgtaac
Above is a window of Punica granatum isolate Tunisia-2019 chromosome 7, ASM765513v2, whole genome shotgun sequence DNA encoding:
- the LOC116215682 gene encoding uncharacterized protein LOC116215682 isoform X2, which produces MENSTESRGGVYPKIASDFAEESLFDIGNQLVGLDSRTNPFEEGENDRVEPDSEHEDKLHISTGPVTRARAKKLEQALQNLWTHIREEARSSKDEQVDSGLILVIKSAGPHQYTSGH
- the LOC116215682 gene encoding uncharacterized protein LOC116215682 isoform X1; this encodes MHLGDFNLVIYFWELSIASDFAEESLFDIGNQLVGLDSRTNPFEEGENDRVEPDSEHEDKLHISTGPVTRARAKKLEQALQNLWTHIREEARSSKDEQVDSGLILVIKSAGPHQYTSGH